One window of the Amycolatopsis mediterranei genome contains the following:
- a CDS encoding DUF1003 domain-containing protein, producing MQPEFVNSSPHHPVVVAHQAQRRADVQLRIADAITAFAGSMPFVYIHAVLFTVWMVFIEPDPWPKLTLIVSLEAIFLSTFVMVGQNRQAAFQQAKADHDFTEQEQELKTNTQLTREIHVLTTELHRRLVEDAGR from the coding sequence GTGCAGCCCGAATTCGTCAACAGCTCGCCCCACCACCCCGTTGTCGTGGCACACCAGGCACAGCGACGTGCCGATGTTCAACTCCGGATCGCCGACGCGATCACCGCGTTCGCCGGCTCCATGCCGTTCGTCTACATCCACGCCGTGCTGTTCACGGTCTGGATGGTCTTCATCGAGCCGGATCCGTGGCCCAAACTGACGCTGATCGTTTCCCTCGAAGCGATCTTCCTCTCGACGTTCGTCATGGTCGGGCAGAACCGTCAGGCCGCGTTCCAGCAGGCCAAGGCCGACCACGATTTCACCGAACAGGAGCAAGAACTCAAGACCAACACACAACTGACCCGGGAGATCCATGTCCTCACCACCGAGTTGCACCGGCGTCTGGTCGAGGACGCCGGCCGATGA
- a CDS encoding helix-turn-helix domain-containing protein, with amino-acid sequence MAGRQDGTELGNFLRARRAQVKPEQAGIPAGPGCRRTPGLRREELASLAGMSVDYYTRLERGREHRPSPGVIDALATALRLDETEHAHLFDLAAQAAHMTPPHRPVPGTQNVSPGTELLLEHLRPRDHDAMVLLDSRAELSSGSRSSR; translated from the coding sequence ATGGCAGGTCGGCAGGACGGCACCGAGCTGGGCAACTTCCTCCGCGCCCGGCGCGCGCAGGTGAAGCCGGAGCAGGCCGGGATACCCGCCGGGCCGGGGTGCCGGCGCACGCCGGGCCTGCGCCGGGAAGAGCTGGCGTCGCTGGCCGGGATGAGCGTCGACTACTACACGCGGCTGGAGCGGGGCAGGGAACACCGTCCGAGCCCCGGGGTGATCGATGCGCTCGCGACCGCACTGCGCCTCGACGAGACCGAGCACGCGCACCTGTTCGATCTGGCGGCTCAGGCCGCCCACATGACGCCGCCGCACCGTCCGGTGCCGGGCACGCAGAACGTCTCGCCGGGCACGGAGCTGCTGCTCGAACACCTCCGCCCGCGGGACCACGACGCGATGGTTCTGCTCGACAGCCGTGCCGAGCTCAGCTCGGGAAGTCGGTCGTCACGCTGA
- a CDS encoding oxidoreductase: MKSPTWLITGCSSGLGRALTQAVLARGWKAVVTARKPESIADLVAPYPETGLALALDVTEPARVAEAVQAAEDRFGQVDVLVNNAGHGYRAAVEEGEEDEVAELFATNFFGPVALIKAVLPGMRARRAGAVVNVSSIAGRLAAPGSGYYSATKFALEGMSDALRKEVTPLGIKVIVVDPGAFRTGFAGRSLQQAGQAIADYAETAGRRRKENDSSHGHQPGDPARGAEAIVTAVESDKPPFRLLLGSDAVKTVRAELEGQLAEVNDWADLSVTTDFPS, translated from the coding sequence GTGAAGTCGCCCACGTGGCTGATCACCGGATGTTCGAGTGGCCTCGGCCGGGCGCTGACCCAGGCAGTGCTCGCCCGCGGCTGGAAGGCGGTCGTCACGGCCCGGAAACCGGAGTCGATCGCCGACCTCGTGGCGCCGTACCCCGAGACCGGTCTCGCGCTCGCCTTGGACGTCACCGAGCCGGCCCGGGTCGCCGAAGCCGTCCAGGCGGCAGAGGACCGCTTCGGCCAGGTGGACGTGCTCGTCAACAATGCCGGACACGGGTACCGCGCCGCCGTCGAGGAAGGCGAGGAGGACGAGGTCGCGGAGCTGTTCGCGACCAACTTCTTCGGACCGGTCGCCCTGATCAAAGCGGTCCTGCCGGGCATGCGTGCCCGGCGCGCGGGTGCGGTGGTGAACGTGTCTTCGATCGCGGGCCGGCTGGCCGCGCCGGGGTCCGGGTACTACTCGGCGACCAAGTTCGCCCTGGAGGGGATGTCCGACGCCCTGCGCAAGGAAGTCACCCCGTTGGGGATCAAGGTCATCGTGGTGGACCCGGGCGCCTTCCGGACCGGCTTCGCCGGCCGGTCGCTGCAGCAGGCGGGTCAAGCCATCGCCGACTACGCCGAGACCGCCGGGCGCCGCCGCAAGGAGAACGACAGCTCGCACGGCCACCAGCCGGGCGACCCGGCACGGGGAGCCGAGGCGATCGTCACCGCGGTGGAATCGGACAAACCTCCGTTCCGGCTCCTCCTGGGCAGCGACGCCGTCAAGACCGTGCGCGCGGAGCTCGAAGGCCAGCTCGCCGAGGTGAACGACTGGGCCGACCTCAGCGTGACGACCGACTTCCCGAGCTGA
- a CDS encoding aldo/keto reductase: MSTNLTLNNGVEMPALGFGVFQTPPDETTAAVAAALKTGYRHIDTAAAYMNERGVGEGIRRSGVDRSDIFIETKVWISDYGYDATLHAFDKSAGKLGIEQIDLLILHQALPSRFDLTVDAYRALEKLLEDGRVRAIGVSNFMRDHLESLFKETSVVPAVNQIEVHPYFRQPDVLAANAEHGIISQAWSPIGGITFYRDGQHSSTLENETIVRIAEAHGKSPAQVMLRWGLQQGRSVIPKSTKPARIAENFAVFDFELTDGELSAIDALDTGVRGGPQPEDITLEAFGREIPEA; the protein is encoded by the coding sequence ATGAGCACGAATCTGACGTTGAACAACGGGGTCGAGATGCCCGCCCTGGGCTTCGGTGTCTTCCAGACCCCGCCGGACGAAACCACCGCGGCGGTCGCGGCCGCGCTGAAAACCGGCTACCGCCACATCGACACCGCGGCCGCGTACATGAACGAGCGCGGCGTCGGTGAAGGCATCCGGCGCTCCGGGGTCGACCGGTCCGACATCTTCATCGAGACGAAGGTGTGGATCAGTGACTACGGCTACGACGCCACCCTGCACGCGTTCGACAAGAGCGCGGGCAAGCTCGGTATCGAGCAGATCGACCTGCTGATCCTGCACCAGGCGCTGCCGTCGCGGTTCGACCTGACCGTCGACGCGTACCGCGCGCTGGAGAAGCTCCTGGAAGACGGGCGCGTGCGTGCGATCGGGGTCAGCAACTTCATGCGCGACCACCTCGAAAGCCTGTTCAAGGAGACTTCGGTGGTGCCGGCGGTCAACCAGATCGAGGTGCACCCGTACTTCCGGCAGCCCGACGTCCTCGCGGCGAACGCGGAGCACGGCATCATCTCGCAGGCGTGGTCCCCGATCGGGGGAATCACGTTCTACCGCGACGGCCAGCACAGCAGCACCCTCGAAAACGAGACGATCGTGCGCATCGCCGAAGCCCACGGCAAGTCGCCGGCGCAGGTCATGTTGCGCTGGGGCCTGCAGCAGGGCCGGTCGGTCATCCCGAAGTCGACCAAGCCCGCGCGGATCGCCGAGAACTTCGCCGTGTTCGACTTCGAGCTCACCGATGGGGAACTGTCGGCCATCGACGCGCTCGACACCGGTGTGCGCGGCGGCCCGCAGCCCGAAGACATCACCCTGGAAGCCTTCGGCCGGGAGATCCCCGAAGCCTGA
- a CDS encoding aldo/keto reductase, which yields MKHVKLRDLDVARIGLGAMGMSFGYTGAGTDDAGSIRTIHRALDLGVTLIDTAEVYGPYANEELVGQALQGHRDEVVLATKFGLISHTGREPGTPDSSPANIRAAVDGSLRRLGTDHIDLYYQHRVDPATPIEDTVGALAELVAEGKIRHIGLSEAGVDTIRRAHAVHPITALQSEYSLWTRDPEPEILPLLRELNIGFVPYSPLGHGFLTGRIRSTEDFDDGDRRKTNPRFTGENFQRNLRLADEVEAVATEAGATPAQVALAWLLSRGDDIAPIPGTKRVSRLEENTAADGLELTAGQLAKLDALTPASGDHHEEAQMRMLDR from the coding sequence ATGAAGCACGTCAAGCTGCGTGACCTCGACGTCGCGCGCATCGGGCTCGGCGCCATGGGCATGTCCTTCGGCTACACCGGGGCCGGCACCGACGATGCCGGGTCGATCCGCACCATCCACCGCGCGCTCGACCTCGGTGTCACGCTCATCGACACCGCCGAGGTCTACGGCCCGTACGCCAACGAAGAGCTGGTCGGCCAGGCTCTGCAGGGCCATCGTGACGAGGTCGTGCTGGCGACGAAGTTCGGGTTGATCTCCCACACCGGCCGCGAGCCCGGCACACCCGACAGCAGTCCCGCGAACATCCGGGCCGCGGTCGACGGGTCGCTGCGCCGGCTGGGCACGGACCACATCGACCTGTACTACCAGCACCGCGTCGACCCGGCGACACCGATCGAGGACACCGTCGGCGCCCTCGCCGAACTGGTGGCCGAGGGCAAGATCCGCCACATCGGCCTGTCCGAGGCCGGGGTCGACACGATCCGGCGGGCCCACGCCGTGCACCCGATCACCGCGCTGCAGTCGGAGTACTCGCTGTGGACCCGGGATCCCGAGCCGGAGATCCTGCCGCTGCTGCGGGAGCTGAACATCGGGTTCGTCCCGTATTCCCCGCTGGGGCACGGGTTCCTCACCGGCCGGATCCGGTCCACAGAGGACTTCGACGACGGCGACCGGCGCAAGACCAACCCGCGGTTCACCGGCGAGAACTTCCAGCGCAACCTGCGTCTCGCCGACGAGGTGGAAGCCGTCGCCACCGAAGCCGGGGCGACTCCCGCCCAGGTCGCGCTGGCCTGGTTGCTGTCCCGGGGTGACGACATCGCCCCGATCCCGGGCACCAAGCGCGTCTCCCGGCTGGAGGAGAACACCGCGGCCGACGGCCTCGAGCTGACCGCCGGACAGCTCGCCAAGCTGGACGCGCTCACGCCCGCATCGGGCGACCACCACGAAGAGGCGCAGATGCGCATGCTCGATCGATGA
- a CDS encoding SAM-dependent methyltransferase, with amino-acid sequence MPQGADRTALGPMVIVAADQHEHSPLIIDDIAREILPRTGRLVIAWRPLRKALYSATEKKMPGLWASMLCRKRFIDDKLLAAVERGVGAVVILGAGFDTRAYRLSALHGIPVYEVDLPANIARKEAALRKAFGRLPESVTLVPVDFETQDLAEELAEHGYRSAQRTFFIWEAVTQYLTETAVRRTLDVLSAAPPGSGLTFTYIRQDFLDGTTSYGAQAAHDEFVVKRRLWHFGLHPGEVAAFLAGYGWREVEQCGPAEFTDRYLRPSGRALPVSEVERSVYAERR; translated from the coding sequence ATGCCGCAGGGAGCCGATCGGACCGCACTCGGGCCGATGGTCATCGTCGCCGCCGACCAGCACGAACACTCGCCGCTGATCATCGACGACATCGCCCGCGAGATCCTGCCGCGCACCGGGCGGCTGGTGATCGCGTGGCGGCCACTGCGGAAAGCCCTCTACTCGGCGACCGAGAAGAAGATGCCCGGCCTGTGGGCGAGCATGCTGTGCCGCAAACGGTTCATCGACGACAAGCTCCTCGCCGCAGTCGAGAGGGGTGTCGGCGCGGTGGTCATCCTGGGCGCGGGCTTCGACACTCGCGCCTACCGCCTGTCGGCACTCCACGGCATCCCGGTCTATGAGGTGGACTTGCCGGCGAACATCGCCCGCAAGGAGGCCGCGCTGCGGAAGGCGTTCGGGCGACTTCCCGAGTCGGTCACCCTGGTGCCGGTCGACTTCGAAACCCAGGATCTCGCCGAAGAGCTCGCCGAGCACGGCTACCGGAGTGCGCAGCGGACGTTTTTCATCTGGGAAGCCGTGACCCAGTACCTGACCGAGACCGCGGTGCGGCGGACACTCGACGTCCTGTCCGCCGCACCACCCGGCAGCGGCCTCACGTTCACCTACATCCGGCAGGACTTCCTCGACGGCACAACGTCCTACGGTGCCCAGGCCGCACACGACGAGTTCGTCGTCAAACGCCGGCTGTGGCATTTCGGGCTGCACCCCGGCGAGGTCGCAGCGTTCCTCGCCGGGTACGGCTGGCGCGAGGTCGAGCAGTGCGGCCCGGCCGAGTTCACCGACCGCTACCTTCGCCCCAGCGGCCGCGCGCTACCGGTGTCCGAAGTCGAACGGTCCGTCTACGCCGAGCGCCGCTGA
- a CDS encoding zinc-binding dehydrogenase, with protein sequence MRATVMYGAGDVRVEHVPDPKIDRPSDAVVRVLRSCICGSDLWPYGAMPASEHGRRMGHEFLGVVEETGAEVTGFRTGDVVVAPFVWADNTCDFCRAGLQPSCRHGGQWGLNGVDGGQGEAVRVPFADGTLVKLPVGEDSALFPSLLTLSDVFCTGHHGVVTGGVKPGSSVTVIGDGAVGLSAVLAARRLGAEQIILMGRHTDRTDLGREFGATDVVAERGEEGVTKVRELTGGDGTQTVVECVGTEQSMHTALGVVRDGGAVSRLGVAQYTEIPFGMDTILRNITVTGGVAPARAYIEELLPDVLEGKFEPGRVFDRTIGLDEVPDGYRAMADREALKVLVQP encoded by the coding sequence ATGCGAGCGACTGTGATGTACGGGGCCGGCGACGTGCGCGTGGAGCACGTGCCCGACCCGAAGATCGACCGACCGAGTGACGCCGTGGTGCGCGTGCTGCGTTCGTGTATCTGCGGCAGCGACCTGTGGCCTTACGGGGCGATGCCCGCCTCCGAGCACGGCCGGCGGATGGGACACGAGTTCCTCGGCGTGGTCGAGGAAACCGGCGCCGAAGTAACCGGGTTCAGGACCGGTGACGTCGTGGTGGCGCCGTTCGTCTGGGCGGACAACACCTGTGACTTCTGCCGGGCCGGGCTGCAGCCCTCGTGCCGCCACGGCGGCCAGTGGGGCCTCAACGGGGTGGACGGCGGACAGGGCGAGGCCGTGCGAGTGCCCTTCGCCGATGGCACCCTCGTCAAGCTGCCGGTAGGCGAGGACTCCGCGCTGTTCCCGTCGCTGCTGACGCTGTCGGACGTGTTCTGCACCGGGCACCACGGCGTCGTCACCGGCGGGGTGAAGCCGGGTTCGTCGGTGACCGTGATCGGCGACGGCGCGGTCGGGCTGTCCGCGGTGCTGGCCGCGCGGCGGCTCGGGGCCGAGCAGATCATCCTGATGGGCCGCCACACCGACCGCACGGACCTCGGGCGCGAGTTCGGCGCCACCGACGTCGTCGCCGAGCGGGGTGAAGAAGGCGTCACCAAGGTCCGCGAGCTGACCGGCGGCGACGGGACCCAGACGGTCGTCGAGTGCGTCGGCACGGAGCAGTCGATGCACACCGCGCTGGGTGTGGTCCGCGACGGCGGTGCGGTGAGCCGGCTCGGCGTCGCGCAGTACACCGAAATCCCGTTCGGGATGGACACCATCCTGCGCAACATCACCGTCACCGGTGGGGTGGCGCCGGCCCGCGCGTACATCGAGGAGCTGCTGCCCGACGTGCTCGAGGGCAAGTTCGAGCCGGGTCGCGTGTTCGACCGCACGATCGGCCTCGACGAGGTGCCGGACGGCTACCGCGCGATGGCAGACCGCGAAGCGCTCAAAGTCCTCGTCCAGCCGTGA
- a CDS encoding FAD binding domain-containing protein, with amino-acid sequence MHPFSFTKAANTRDALDAGQRGGRYIAGGTTLVDLMRETVERPDALVDITALPLREITVTKTGGLRLGALVSMSQAAAHPAVHPVISQALELSASAQLRNMATLGGNIMQRTRCTYFRDVTAACNKRSPGSGCAALGGYNRAHAILGGSEQCVATHPSDLAVACTALEVTVHLLGPTGSRTLPFTDFLLRPGTTPDREQALRPGELITAVEVPAYPRTLKSGYLKVRDRQSYEFALTSAAVALNVRGGVVREAKVAAGGVGTVPWKLSIVEHFLLGKQPSEQLWSDAAARAADGAQPLAHNGFKVELLKRTVERQLRGVGGAA; translated from the coding sequence ATGCACCCGTTTTCCTTCACGAAGGCCGCGAACACCCGTGACGCGCTCGACGCCGGGCAGCGCGGTGGTCGCTACATCGCCGGAGGCACGACGCTCGTCGACCTGATGCGCGAGACCGTCGAACGGCCCGACGCCCTCGTCGACATCACCGCCTTGCCGCTGCGCGAGATCACCGTCACCAAGACCGGCGGGCTGCGGCTCGGCGCGCTGGTGAGCATGTCCCAGGCGGCCGCCCACCCCGCGGTCCACCCGGTCATTTCGCAGGCCCTGGAGCTGAGTGCGTCCGCCCAGCTGCGGAACATGGCGACCCTCGGCGGGAACATCATGCAACGCACGCGCTGCACGTACTTCCGCGACGTGACCGCCGCCTGCAACAAGCGCTCGCCGGGTTCGGGCTGTGCCGCGCTGGGGGGCTACAACCGCGCTCACGCGATCCTCGGCGGCTCCGAGCAGTGCGTGGCCACCCATCCCTCCGACCTCGCCGTGGCGTGCACGGCGCTGGAGGTCACCGTGCACCTGCTGGGGCCGACCGGGTCGCGCACCCTGCCGTTCACCGACTTCCTGCTGCGGCCCGGAACCACCCCGGACCGCGAACAGGCCCTCCGGCCGGGTGAGCTGATCACGGCCGTGGAGGTGCCGGCGTACCCACGGACGCTGAAATCCGGGTACCTGAAAGTCCGCGACCGGCAGTCCTACGAATTCGCCCTGACGTCCGCCGCCGTCGCCCTGAACGTGCGTGGCGGCGTGGTCCGCGAGGCGAAGGTCGCCGCCGGAGGAGTGGGCACCGTGCCGTGGAAACTGTCCATTGTAGAGCATTTTCTGCTCGGCAAGCAGCCGTCCGAGCAGCTGTGGTCCGACGCCGCCGCGCGGGCGGCGGACGGCGCCCAGCCGTTGGCGCACAACGGCTTCAAGGTCGAACTGCTGAAACGCACCGTCGAACGCCAGCTGCGCGGCGTGGGAGGAGCCGCATGA
- a CDS encoding DUF2255 family protein has product MREIMTTFDLTALDRPDEVEITSLREDGTARSYRVIWGVRLDDDFYVRSVRGPSAAWFRGTRTRHEGRIRAGGAEYDVSFVDIDDEEVNDRIDAAYRAKYRRYSSPVRSITSPAARSATLKVVPRPSSS; this is encoded by the coding sequence ATGAGGGAAATCATGACCACCTTCGACCTCACCGCGCTCGACCGTCCGGACGAGGTCGAGATCACCTCGCTGCGGGAAGACGGCACCGCCCGGTCCTACCGCGTCATCTGGGGTGTCCGCCTCGACGACGACTTCTACGTCCGTTCCGTCCGGGGACCGTCGGCCGCGTGGTTCCGCGGCACCCGGACCCGCCACGAAGGCCGCATCCGCGCCGGCGGCGCTGAATACGACGTGTCCTTTGTGGATATCGACGACGAGGAGGTGAACGACCGCATCGACGCGGCCTACCGCGCCAAGTACCGGCGCTACTCGAGCCCGGTGCGGTCCATCACCAGCCCGGCCGCACGGTCCGCGACCCTCAAGGTCGTGCCGCGGCCCAGCTCTTCATAG